A region from the Candidatus Electrothrix scaldis genome encodes:
- a CDS encoding DUF2959 domain-containing protein → MSPSRQPLFSLIALLFAALLLSACSSAYYSAMEKVGVHKRDILVDRVEGARDAQQDAQEEFKSALEQFASVVALRETDLKVAYDKLNGEYLDCQEASKEVSDRINKVEKVSEDLFEEWEEELDLYENQTYRANSKRQLRETKSRYRDMLSSMRAAERSMAPVLQTFEDNVLYLKHNLNAQAIGSLQGQFAGLQKDIDVLIKRMNKAIQESNAFIAQMGQS, encoded by the coding sequence ATGTCCCCCTCAAGACAACCCCTCTTTTCCCTGATCGCCCTGCTCTTTGCAGCTCTCCTGCTCAGTGCCTGCTCCAGTGCCTATTATTCGGCGATGGAAAAAGTCGGGGTGCATAAACGAGATATCCTGGTTGATCGAGTCGAAGGTGCCAGAGACGCCCAACAAGACGCCCAGGAAGAATTTAAGTCCGCGCTGGAACAATTTGCTTCGGTTGTCGCACTGAGGGAAACAGATCTGAAGGTAGCCTATGATAAGCTCAACGGGGAATATCTGGACTGCCAAGAAGCCAGTAAAGAGGTATCTGACCGAATCAACAAGGTAGAAAAAGTCTCTGAAGACCTGTTCGAAGAATGGGAAGAGGAGCTGGATCTCTACGAGAACCAGACCTATCGGGCAAACAGTAAACGCCAGTTACGAGAAACCAAGTCCCGCTATCGGGACATGCTCTCCTCCATGCGGGCAGCAGAACGAAGCATGGCCCCGGTCCTGCAAACCTTTGAGGATAATGTCCTTTATCTCAAGCATAACCTGAATGCCCAGGCCATTGGCTCTCTGCAAGGACAATTTGCTGGCCTGCAAAAGGATATTGATGTGTTGATTAAGCGGATGAATAAGGCGATCCAGGAATCCAACGCCTTTATCGCCCAGATGGGGCAGAGTTAA
- the lspA gene encoding signal peptidase II, with the protein MQSLSCGGQGAGELIMIRFFIIMVLVVVSDQLSKLWILDNFLLYESREIIPGFFNLTFLRNTGAAFGLLSGMPLLWRQIFFITIAAAALVALVIMQRKMGKENSWYTICFALIGGGAVGNVIDRVLYGSVVDFLDVYVKGYHWPAFNIADSGITVGVTIFLLLQFFEKEEKQSEKSSPCPAEE; encoded by the coding sequence GTGCAGTCGCTGTCTTGCGGTGGTCAAGGAGCTGGCGAGCTGATTATGATCCGTTTTTTCATCATCATGGTGCTGGTCGTGGTTAGCGACCAGCTGAGTAAACTCTGGATTCTGGATAACTTCTTACTCTATGAATCCAGAGAGATTATTCCTGGTTTTTTCAATCTTACCTTTCTCCGCAATACTGGGGCCGCCTTTGGCTTGCTCTCTGGAATGCCGCTGCTCTGGCGGCAGATCTTTTTCATCACCATTGCGGCGGCGGCCTTGGTCGCGCTTGTGATCATGCAGCGTAAGATGGGGAAAGAGAACTCCTGGTATACCATCTGCTTCGCCCTCATCGGGGGCGGAGCGGTCGGTAATGTGATTGATCGGGTCCTGTACGGCTCAGTGGTGGATTTCCTGGATGTCTATGTCAAGGGCTACCACTGGCCTGCCTTTAATATCGCGGATTCCGGGATTACTGTGGGTGTGACGATCTTTTTGCTGTTGCAGTTTTTTGAGAAGGAGGAGAAGCAATCAGAAAAAAGCTCGCCCTGTCCTGCGGAGGAGTGA
- the htpX gene encoding protease HtpX, with amino-acid sequence MKRIFLFLMTNFAVLMVLSISARILGIDRYLTSNGMNMSFLLGFSALIGFGGSIISLLMSKKMAKWSTGAQVIKQPSNQEERWLVDTIAKLASKAGLGMPEVAIYQGAPNAFATGPSRSNSLVAVSTGLMQSMNKRQVEAVLAHEISHVANGDMVTLTLIQGVVNTFVIFLSRVAAFAVDNFLRGEDDEDAGGFSIGYFITSIVFEMLFGILASIIVMYFSRFREFKADAGAAALMGDKRPMIEALQVLGNMTPGELPKEMAASGISGNTMKALFSSHPSLEKRIAALQNN; translated from the coding sequence ATGAAACGGATTTTTCTGTTTTTGATGACTAACTTTGCCGTCCTGATGGTGCTGTCCATTAGCGCGCGCATCCTGGGCATAGATCGTTACCTGACCAGCAATGGCATGAACATGAGCTTCCTGCTCGGCTTTTCCGCCCTGATCGGTTTTGGCGGTTCGATCATTTCCCTGCTCATGTCAAAGAAAATGGCCAAGTGGAGCACCGGGGCCCAGGTCATTAAGCAACCGAGCAATCAGGAAGAACGCTGGCTGGTGGACACCATTGCCAAACTCGCGTCCAAAGCCGGGCTGGGCATGCCAGAAGTCGCCATCTATCAAGGTGCCCCCAATGCCTTTGCCACTGGCCCCAGCCGCTCCAACTCTCTGGTTGCTGTTTCCACTGGGCTTATGCAGAGCATGAATAAACGCCAAGTAGAGGCTGTGCTGGCCCACGAAATCAGCCATGTAGCCAACGGGGACATGGTCACCCTGACCCTGATCCAGGGTGTGGTCAACACCTTTGTTATCTTCCTTTCCCGAGTCGCGGCCTTTGCAGTGGATAATTTTCTGCGTGGAGAAGACGATGAGGACGCAGGCGGCTTTAGTATCGGCTACTTCATCACCAGCATCGTATTTGAGATGCTCTTTGGTATCCTGGCAAGCATCATTGTTATGTATTTCTCCCGCTTCCGGGAGTTCAAGGCGGATGCAGGTGCTGCGGCCCTGATGGGTGACAAGCGCCCCATGATTGAGGCCCTGCAGGTCCTCGGCAACATGACTCCTGGTGAGTTACCCAAGGAGATGGCAGCCAGCGGCATTTCCGGCAACACCATGAAGGCTCTGTTCAGCAGCCACCCGTCCCTGGAAAAACGAATCGCTGCTTTGCAAAATAACTAA
- a CDS encoding ISL3 family transposase, with protein MKLLSLAYIKDAARSVKRVCEEMFTEATDSVLTELLGVAALKVNMYCLRLEGVEDVLHLRCSHRDDIAICFRCGTPSEAIHEEKERCVRHLDIWGKRTFLHFFSRRFMCEQCQKPFTESLPFIEKFRRHTKEFERHIYERCKAGCRKKVAIKEKLSQATVKEILNRFARRIPERNSGLFTRVLGIDEISLKKRHRQFVLVISDISSRSILAVLPDRRKDTLEKWLNELTEEQRRAIKFVSIDMWAPYAQAIRTKLPKSRLTVDRFHVMKQLNERLGQMRRKIQRALPDEKKDILKGIRWILVRNREELSTEEESRLTEVLALHPELRELYLIKEEFRCIFERVRSRDKASKFLRAWIWKARVTGNVFLLKFVGTLENWWNEVLNYFVERVTNGFVEGLNNSIRNIIRTAFGYRNFENFRLRVFAEHGVPH; from the coding sequence GTGAAATTGCTTTCTCTTGCTTATATTAAGGATGCGGCCCGGTCTGTAAAACGAGTTTGCGAAGAAATGTTTACCGAGGCAACAGACTCTGTTTTGACAGAACTTCTCGGAGTTGCTGCTTTGAAGGTTAATATGTACTGTTTGCGATTGGAAGGTGTGGAAGATGTGCTTCATCTACGATGCTCTCATCGTGATGATATAGCCATCTGCTTCCGTTGCGGTACTCCTTCCGAAGCAATACATGAAGAAAAGGAGCGTTGCGTCCGACATCTTGATATCTGGGGAAAGAGGACTTTTTTACATTTTTTCTCCCGTCGTTTCATGTGTGAACAGTGTCAAAAACCGTTCACGGAATCATTGCCTTTTATTGAAAAATTTAGAAGACATACTAAGGAATTTGAACGACATATTTATGAACGATGTAAGGCGGGCTGCCGAAAAAAAGTCGCCATAAAAGAGAAATTGAGCCAAGCGACTGTGAAAGAGATTCTCAACCGATTCGCCCGCCGCATACCGGAACGCAATAGCGGCCTATTCACACGGGTACTCGGGATTGATGAAATTTCTCTGAAGAAACGGCATAGGCAATTTGTTCTTGTCATTTCAGATATAAGCAGCAGGAGTATTCTCGCAGTCCTACCGGATCGCCGTAAAGATACTCTCGAAAAATGGCTCAATGAATTAACGGAGGAACAACGCCGGGCGATTAAATTTGTATCTATTGATATGTGGGCACCTTATGCTCAGGCAATTCGCACGAAACTCCCAAAATCTCGGCTTACAGTTGATAGATTTCATGTGATGAAACAGCTGAATGAGCGTTTGGGACAGATGCGTCGTAAAATTCAGCGTGCTCTTCCTGATGAGAAAAAGGACATATTAAAGGGAATACGTTGGATTCTTGTGAGAAACAGGGAAGAACTTTCCACCGAAGAAGAGTCGCGTTTGACCGAGGTGCTTGCCCTCCATCCTGAACTAAGAGAACTCTACCTTATCAAAGAAGAATTTAGGTGTATTTTTGAGCGCGTAAGAAGTCGGGATAAAGCATCGAAGTTCCTAAGAGCCTGGATATGGAAAGCTCGGGTGACAGGAAATGTGTTTCTTTTGAAGTTTGTTGGTACGCTGGAAAATTGGTGGAATGAAGTTTTGAACTATTTTGTCGAGCGGGTTACAAACGGCTTTGTTGAAGGACTCAATAACAGCATAAGAAACATTATTCGTACAGCGTTTGGCTACAGAAATTTTGAAAATTTTAGGCTCCGGGTATTTGCGGAACATGGGGTTCCCCACTAA